A stretch of Canis lupus baileyi chromosome 2, mCanLup2.hap1, whole genome shotgun sequence DNA encodes these proteins:
- the RFESD gene encoding Rieske domain-containing protein translates to MDLDGSEQDPEVQEHSPVYVGREEDIKKSERMTAVVHDREVVIFYHKEEYHAMDIRCYHSGGPLHLGEIEDFDGRPCIVCPWHKYKITLATGEGLYQSINPRDPSAKPKWCSKGVKQRIHKVTVDNGSIYVTLSNEPFKCDSDFYATGDFKVIRSPFR, encoded by the exons ATGGATCTTGATGGCTCTGAACAAGATCCTGAAGTGCAGGAACATTCTCCTGTCTATGTTGGCAGAgaagaagacattaaaaaatctgaaagaatgaCAGCTGTTGTCCATGATAGAGAAGTAGTCATTTTCTACCACAAAGAAGAATATCATGCTATGGATATTCGCTGTTACC ACTCAGGAGGACCTTTACATTTGGGAGAAATAGAG gattttgatggacgaCCATGTATAGTTTGTCCCTGGCATAAATACAAAATTACTTTGGCAACAGGAGAAGGACTGTATCAGTCTATCAACCCTAGAGATCCATCAGCAAAACCCAAGTGGTGCTCCAAAGGAGTAAAGCAAAGGATTCATAAAGTGACAGTGGACAATGGGAGTATTTATGTGACTCTTTCTAATGAACCTTTTAAGTGTGACTCTGATTTTTATGCCACTGGAGACTTTAAAGTAATTCGGAGTCCTTTCAGATAA